The Coffea arabica cultivar ET-39 chromosome 3c, Coffea Arabica ET-39 HiFi, whole genome shotgun sequence genome contains a region encoding:
- the LOC140037824 gene encoding putative late blight resistance protein homolog R1B-8, with amino-acid sequence MDKELHQRLLKNRYLVVFDDVWDIEVWNELRTAFPNDKNGSRIIFTSRFSNVASEFQDGGKPHYLHPLSEKESFKLLQKKVFGEEEKCPQALHELGMEIVKKCWGLPFAVVVVAGVLATIEHDILVWKKFAESFTSTMVSGTDQWKKSLELSYEHLPYHLKACLLYFAAFREDEKIGAKKLMRLWIAEGFVEKIEGKRSEDIAEEYLMDLIGRNLVMVGKNRSIGGVKTCYIHDLIFEFCKDEAKEKNFLQVLRGYDELSTFNEPPNLPRLSICSSGKDFMKSKLFCPCLSTLLFFDATPGYNKLKLLNISFLFCIYKHLKVLNLEGINLMLKELPAEVESLLCLRYLALRASEMEFIPPSIAKLSHLETFCLYSNEEVSLPDSIWNMKKLRHVCLWTGVVICVSSNDNVDENLSTLPNLDTLSCLCLYKEGENLLRRIPNVRRLTISDRQTGNEVFNMSRLECLESLTWLGYCSSGSWEHVKLSFPKNLKKLSLKALGLP; translated from the exons atggacaaggag CTCCATCAAAGGCTATTGAAGAATCGGTATCTTGTTGTTTTTGATGATGTCTGGGACATTGAGGTATGGAATGAGCTGAGAACTGCATTCCCCAATGACAAGAATGGAAGTAGAATCATCTTTACGAGTCGATTTTCTAATGTAGCTTCAGAGTTTCAAGATGGTGGAAAACCTCACTATCTTCACCCACTCAGTGAGAAAGAAAGTTTCAAATTGCTGCAGAAGAAGGTgtttggagaagaagaaaaatgtccTCAAGCATTGCATGAATTGGGAATGGAGATTGTCAAAAAGTGCTGGGGATTGCCATTTGCAGTTGTTGTTGTAGCTGGAGTCCTAGCAACTATAGAGCATGatattttggtttggaaaaagtttGCTGAAAGTTTTACTTCAACCATGGTGTCTGGTACAGACCAGTGGAAGAAGTCATTGGAGCTCAGTTATGAGCATTTACCATATCACTTGAAGGCATGCCTGCTGTATTTTGCTGCATTTCGAGAAGATGAAAAAATTGGTGCCAAGAAGTTGATGCGTCTCTGGATTGCAGAAGGGTTTGTggaaaaaattgaaggaaagagATCAGAGGATATTGCAGAAGAATATCTGATggacctaattggccgaaaccTAGTTATGGTAGGTAAGAACAGATCCATTGGTGGAGTCAAAACTTGTTACATTCACGATTTGATATTTGAGTTCTGTAAGGACGAGgcgaaagaaaagaattttcttcAGGTCCTGCGAGGATATGATGAGCTTTCTACCTTTAATGAGCCTCCCAACCTACCTCGGTTGTCCATTTGCTCCAGTGGCAAAGATTTTATGAAGTCAAAGCTATTTTGTCCATGTTTAAGTACTCTGCTATTCTTTGATGCTACTCCAGGATATAATAAGTTGAAGTTGCTTAATATCTCCTTCCTTTTTTGCATCTACAAACATCTTAAAGTTTTGAATTTAGAGGGCATTAACCTAATGTTGAAGGAGCTTCCAGCTGAAGTTGAATCACTTCTTTGTTTGAGGTACTTAGCCCTTAGAGCTTCGGAAATGGAATTCATTCCACCATCTATAGCCAAGCTCTCAcatttggaaaccttttgtctATATTCTAATGAGGAGGTTTCATTGCCAGATAGCATCTGGAACATGAAGAAGTTGAGgcatgtatgtttgtggactgGCGTTGTTATTTGTGTATCTTCCAACGACAACGTTGATGAAAACCTCTCCACTTTACCCAATTTAGACACACTCTCTTGTTTGTGTCTTTATAAAGAGGGAGAGAACTTATTGAGAAGGATTCCCAACGTTCGCCGACTTACAATTTCCGATCGTCAGACTGGAAATGAAGTGTTTAACATGAGTCGACTAGAATGCCTAGAGTCACTCACCTGGTTGGGCTATTGCTCCTCAGGTTCATGGGAACATGTTAAGCTTTCCTTTcccaagaatttgaagaagttgagtCTTAAAGCTCTGGGTCTTCCTTGA
- the LOC140037825 gene encoding putative late blight resistance protein homolog R1A-3 yields the protein MSLIEELPNLEVLKLRGRAMVGQRWELMEGGFPKLRVLTLEEVEVVEWTEADPDSGDYFPCLQQLNLKRIFYLETMPACLGSISTLETINVRSCRDGVESLVRKIEAAQEYNNGNENLKIISIGNICFFVLQLPEALEIVIGLAFFGAFVED from the exons ATGTCATTGATTGAAGAACTACCCAATCTTGAAGTCCTCAAATTAAGAGGCCGGGCAATGGTCGGCCAAAGATGGGAGCTGATGGAAGGAGGATTCCCTAAACTCAGGGTCTTGACTTTGGAAGAAGTAGAGGTTGTGGAGTGGACAGAGGCAGACCCTGACAGTGGTGATTACTTCCCGTGCCTTCAGCAATTaaatcttaaaagaattttttattTGGAAACGATGCCTGCTTGTTTAGGGAGTATATCTACTCTTGAAACAATTAATGTGAGATCTTGCAGAGATGGCGTCGAATCTTTAGTACGGAAAATTGAAGCAGCACAGGAATATAATAATGGAAATGAGAATTTGAAGATCATCAGCATAGGCAATAtctg CTTTTTTGTACTTCAGTTGCCT GAAGCTCTTGAGATTGTAATTGGTCTGGCTTTCTTTGGTgcttttgtggaagattga